The genome window AAGACGATGCGCCCGCGGGAGCGCAGCATGACCCGCTCGACGTGACGGGGATGGGCGCGAATGTCGTGGAGCAGCCCGACCAGCCTTCCGCGGCCCTCGCCGTGCGGCTCCGTCCTGAGCCGGGTCTTCGCCCGCTGCAGCACTCCCTGGAGCTGGCCAGTAGTGAGCGGCTTGACCAGGAAATCGAGATCGTGGGCCTCGAACGCGCTCAGGACCTGGCGATCGTACGCCGTCAGGAAGATGGGCAGCGGCATCTGCTCGGGCCCGATCGCTTCGATCACCGAGAACCCGTCGAGCTCGCGCATCTGCACCGCGAGAAAGACCAGCTCGGGCTTGAGCCGGCCGATGGCGAAGATCGCCTGTCGGCTGTCGCCGCATTGCCCCACCACGTCGATCTCGGCGTCGAGCTTGAGGTGCTCCGCCAGCGCGGCGCGGGCCGTCGGCCCGTCCTCAACGATCAATGTTCTGATGCCCATCGGCTACTCTCCACGAGCGCCGCTCAATCATGGCGGCCGGCCTGCGTATCACCCGGGTTTTCCGTCTTTTCGTCCCTGGTTTCACCGCAGAACGTCCCGCGTTTAGACGGTTAGACCCGTCTCGTGGGAAAAAGTTACTCTCAAGATTTTCTTAAAATCATCGTGCACGACATCCTCCGCTTCGCCCCTACGATTTCTTGTAGCGGCTGTTCCTCCCTCCTCCACTTTTTCGTAGAACCCTCGCACTTCTATTTCGAGTGCAGGGTTCTGGCCGTCACG of Terriglobales bacterium contains these proteins:
- a CDS encoding LytTR family DNA-binding domain-containing protein, whose product is MGIRTLIVEDGPTARAALAEHLKLDAEIDVVGQCGDSRQAIFAIGRLKPELVFLAVQMRELDGFSVIEAIGPEQMPLPIFLTAYDRQVLSAFEAHDLDFLVKPLTTGQLQGVLQRAKTRLRTEPHGEGRGRLVGLLHDIRAHPRHVERVMLRSRGRIVFVRTSEIDWIQAEGNYVRIRAGDAEHLLRGTMRSLEARLDPKEFVRIHRSTIVRIDRIKELQPWPTGEYVVRLHSGKEMTLSRGYRDSLRVLLQGESLFAGADEDHAAGRSAQLPRNAGEP